Genomic window (Ureibacillus composti):
TACCGATATTGAAGTCAAAATTATTGAACGGCTGTAGTTATGAAACAGCAAAAATTTATTCACTACTAGCCCTCATAGCAAATTTAGATGATACATGTGTTTTGCATCGCGGTGGAACGGAAGGTTTATATTTCTCAAAACAGTATGCACAAAGGTTATTAGACGTAGGTAATTTAGAGGGACTCCCTAAAATGAATGATGATTTTATCATACGTAATTTGTCACCAGGGGGAAGTGCTGATTTGTTAGCTGCAACGATTTATTTATATAAATTAGCACAATTAAAAATGATCTATGAAGAAAATAATGTAAATGAAGTTTCTTTTTAAATAACATGGGGGAGTGTGTTTGAAATGGACAAGTTGGTTTACTCATTTCCAGCAACAAAAAAAGTTAACAAAAGAGCACATGTCGGGGTTGTTGGTTCGGGAGATTTAGAAGTACTAATCGAACCGACAAATGATCAAAAAACAGTGGTGGAAATTCGTACGGGAATTACAGGTTTCCAGGAAACGTGGAAAAAGGTAGTTGAGCGTTTTGTTAGTCAGCATGATATTTCTGCTTTAATTACTATCAATGATTTCGGTGCAACACCAGGTGTTGTTTCAATTCGATTAGCACAAGCTGCGGAGGTGGTCACAAATGACATTATTCATTACTGAGAGTTTAGTAGAAAACCTAGCAAGAGAAAGAGCGTTTCAATTACTAGATCAAGACAGTGCTTATGAAATCTTAGGTCCATTTGATCGACTAGAGTCTCCTCATTTAGCAGCACAAAATATAGTTCCACAATATGATGACGGAATGGTTATTGTAAAGGGAACATTAAATGGAAAACCAACTGTGGTGATTTCAATTGAAGGGAATTTCCAAGGTGGCGGTATTGGAGAAGTTTCGGGAGCAAAGTTTGCAGGTGCTTTAGAAAAAGTATTGAAAGAATGTAAGCAAGGAAACATTATATATCCTGTCATTATCTATGATACGGGCGGAGTACGTTTACAAGAAGCAAACTATGGACTTCTATCCATTGCAGAGATTAGTGCGGCCATTGTTGAACTACGCAACTATGTACCGGTTGTAGGGGTGATACCTGGTAAGATTGGATCATTCGGTGGAATGTCTTTAACTGCTGGATTATGTAGTGCGTTAATTATGACGCGTGAAGGGCGATTAGGTATGAATGGTCCAGAAGTAGTTGAACAAGAAGCTGGTCTCCGTGAATTAGATGCAAGAAATAAACAACTAATTTGGCAAATGATTGGTGGCGCAATTCGGAAGGAAACTGTACTAGCTGATCTCATAGTTGAGGATGATGTATCGAAATTTAAAGAAGGTATTATAAAAATATGGGATGGAGAAATCCCATTGCAACATCGAACGAAAAAATATAATGAGTTCTTGAAGCTCTTTAAATCATTATCAATAGAAGAAAAGATTTCACCTGAACAGGCAAAAGAAATTTTATTAAATATGAACGCTGTAGAGGATACAGAGTTATCCATTCCGACTGAAATAGTTAATAGCAGAGGAAGAAAGTGGTTTGATTTATTAACTAATGGTCAACCTTCTATTAGCGAAGTACCATCTGTATTGGTCGCAGATTCGTTTATCAATGGAATTAATGCTAGATTTATTGCCGTTGTTCCGAATAAAGAAAATAAGTATTACCGTGCTCGTAATGGGGAAGTTGGGCTACTAGAGGGATGGGCCATTGCGAAATATGTTCGAGAAGTAATCGAAGAAGATGCTGCTTCAAATGAAAAGCGCCTCATCGTACCAATTGTCGATGTACCGAGTCAAGCATTTGGTTATCATGAAGAGTTGTTCGGTATTTATTTATCCTGTTCAGCCGCTGTAGATGCATATGCAACGGCACGAATTGCTGGACATCCAATCGTTGCAACGCTAGTAGGAAATGCAATTTCAGGTGCATTTTTATCACATGGAATGCAAGCAAATCGTTTAATTGCCTTGAATGATCAAGGGGTTAATGTACATGTTATGTCAAAACAATCGGCAGCAATTATTACTCAACGATCAATTAGAGAATTAGATGAAATCGCAAAAAGTGTTCCATCCATGGCTTATGATATCCAATCATTTAATAAACTAGGTGCACTTTATCAGTTATTAGATGAAGTAAATGCGGATGAGCCCACTGAAGTTGATAAAAATCGTTTGATTGAACAGATAGTAAATGCTTATGAAGATATTAAAAGTAACGGAATTAGTGATTTATCTTGTCGATTAAAAACTGAAAAGGCCATTAGTTATGGAAGAAAAGCATCCATTAAAGCTCGTGAAATGATTGATTTACAATGGAAATAAAGGTTCACGACATTGTTGAATTTGCGTGTATAGAGGAGCTAAAGGACCATAAAAGTTTACCACCATGGGTAGTGACATCACCTGAGGCTGCCAATTATGGAGTTGTTAGGAGAATGGCAACTTCTAGAGATATTGTACCAATTGGATTGCGCGGGAAAACACGGGAACAACGGGCAGGTACGTTTATTCATAAGCAAGAAATACTTCGAGTCATAACGCCTGAGAGTTTAATAAATCAAATGGATAAACATGAACAACAAATCTATTATTCTTCACTAAGAAAAATTAGAGAAGAATTTTTGAAGCTAAATTTAACATGGGGACCAACTGGGAGTGTAGGGTTTGAAATAGCTACATCTCATAAAGTCACGTCAACGAATAGTGATATTGATATTTCTATTTATATAAACGAAATAGATCATCACTTACTTGTAGAAGTGAATCAATTCATTGATAAGCTAGAATTTCGAATTGACGCACAAGTAGAGATACCGCAGTTAGGTGCTTTCTTATTAAATGATTATGTTATACATTCTGAAAGTGGTTTTATACTACGTACCCCATTTGGTCCACAACTATGTAACGTACAGGATGAGCGGATCCGATTAAAGGTAAATGTATGATAGGTTAGTATAACAAGTGCCCTGAATAGATTATCTATTCGGGGAATTTGTGCTTAGAAGAGGTAATTTCGGAAAAATAGAGAAATTAGTAGTATATGATGCATAGAAAAGGGGAGTAAGAGATGAAAGAGGTAACGATTGCGGTATGTCAATTTCGTATTGAACTAGTGAAAAAATTTGAAGACTTTCAAAAGCAAGTAGAACAATTACTAAATCAAGTACCAGCCCATGCAGACTATGTTCTTTTCCCAGAACTACTGACGTTTGGGTTGATTGGTACCTTTGATGGGCATAAACAATTTACAACTGCAGATTTCACCAAACTTGATGAATTTACGGACAACTATAAAGAATTATTTTCGGTCTATGCAAAAGAGCGCAACCAAGTGATTATTGGGGGATCTCATTTAGAAAAAAGAGGGGATCAATTCTTCAATATTGCGTATATCTTTAAACCTGATGGTACGTATGTTGAACATAAAAAAACGCATATTTTCCCGGCTGAAAGCGAGTGGAAAACATCTGAGGGAGATGAATTAGAAGTATTTGATATTGGACCAGCAAAAATTGGGGTTGCCATTTGTTATGAAGCTGAAATACCTGAAATCTCCCGGATTCTAAGCCTAAAAGGGGCGGAAATCATATTCTGCCCGTCCTATACATTTACAGAAGCTGGCTTTTGGCGTGTTCGTCACTGTGCACAGGCTAGAGCAATTGAAAATCAAGTGTATTTCGTTCATTGCCCAACTGTAGGTGAACCAGGTGCGCCTGTCCAAAGAGGTTATGGTAAATCTTCTATTATTAGTCCTTGCGACCTAGCATGGAATGCAAATGGAGTAGTGGCAGAAGCTGAATTGAATGCGCATACAGTGATAACTGGAACAGTGGACATTGATGAACTTTATCGAAATCGTAAAGCGGGTGCGGCGACAACTTTTAAAGATCGCACTAGAAGAGCGGATTTCTATAAAAAATATAATCTTTTTGGTGAGAAAATCCATCAATAAACAAAAGGGGCTGGGACAAAACAAAAGCACTATTTTTCTCAAGAGGAAAAATGGTACTTTTTTGATGTTCCAGTATAATAAGTAGAAAACATTCTAATCGGAATTCTTATAAAGTTTATGCTGAGAGCGGACTAAGCACACAAGCCGTAAAGCCATGTTGAAACATGTCTTTTCGACTTGTCTTTGTGCTTTGTGTAAGGTCCGCTCATATAAAATATGGGCTTCTAAATGTTCCGGAGATTTTGCGCGGCTTACAGTGGTAGGCCGCGGTTTCTGGAGAGTGGCTAACTTATTGCTCTCAAATTATCAAGTATCAAAATCTTATTATAGAGAATAGTGGCTTTCCTTAAAAACTCTATTAATGTCCCAGCCTCTTTTTAAAGAGTCTGAACGGGCGTTCTCCGCTCTTCTTATTGTCTAGCTGCGAACGCCAGCTCCTCGACAACTTCAAAACCACCTTCAAGGGCAAAAAGCGCCCTTTTGTCGGTTTCTCCAGTTGTTGTCGGAGCTAAACGGGCGTTCTCCGCTTTTCTTATTACCATTTAGCCTCATGTTCTTCAACACAGCCAAGCATTTGCTGAATAATTAGAGTAGTCCCATCATCAAGTTTTACTTTTCCATTATAGTAGCCTACTAATTGATGAGTTTCAGACTTTACTAACCTTACATCTATTTTTGATACTTGTTCAAAGAATGGATGGAATGTAAGCAACACGCGATCCGAAAACTTAGTCGTTATATACCACGGCTTTTTATAGTTTGAACGGTCAAATTCAAAAATTACATCTTCATGGATTTTATTCATTTCCCCGTTAACAAATACTGCGTTTTCCGTCATTCCAGTACCATCTGTCCATTTTCCACCAAAATTTAAACCGACTCGCTTGTCTCTCATTCGCTGCGAGGCCATCGCCCAGTTCCAGACAGTTTCTCTTGGCCAAATCCCACGACTGAAATCAAGCACAGCATAACAGTCTTCATGATTGAATTCATATTTTCGATTGCCAATTTGAACAAAACCGTTAGTAGGTAAAGTATGGTGTTTTGCTGTGAATTGGAAGGTTTGTCTGTTCCAAGGTACAACGACATTTAATGAATCATCTTCTCTTGGGTGAATAATGCTGAGATCCGCTATAAGTCGCTCGTCATCAAAGTTTTCTGATGATACGGATAAATTTGTAACATTTTGAAAATGAATCATATTAATATTCAATTCGTTATTTGAAAAACGGATTGGTTCTAATACTTTAGATGGCATTTTTAATTTTCCGCCAATACCTAATGGAATGGTAATCGCTTTTTCAAAGGAGCGTTGTGTTTCATATTCTAAAAAGTAGATGGAACAAACCGCAGCATAATCTAGATGGCTGATTGTAACAGAAAATAGAATTTCTTCTCCAAAGATGCACCAATAATTCCATTTTTTCTTTCTCATAAAATGGCCAGATAAATTACTATCGATAATAGGTTTGCGTGCAAAACCAATAGCTTCAGGATTTAAGTTACCTTTGTTGTCACATAAACGTGTTAGTTCAACTATTTCTCTCTCAGCGTGCTGCGTCAATTTCAACATCCTTTCACTCAAAACTCTATTAACGTTTTTAGATCTATGCCATGAAAATATGATTAAAAAATATAAAATATATCAACTTTATAGTAAATGTAATATTTTTAATAAACTTTAAGGGAAAATCAATATTTCCCTTTCATCTTATTGTATCAAAAACATGTACCTTGTAGGCATCAAAAGCTTAGCTAATTTAAAAACATTATTAAAAGTGTCTAATTTCAAGGAAAAGGTTCACTCTTCAAGCATATGATGGTTGGGAGGAGGGGTAAAAAATTCCAACTTATTACCGTGCGGCTGCAGTCGCATATGCCCAGGCTTGGTGGAATGGGCACAACCCGAATTATCCTGCGTTCACTGATGATTGTACTAATTTCATATCGCAATGCCTGAGAGCTGGAGGAGCACCTATGACAGGGTATCCGAACCGTGCAAGAGGATGGTGGATTACAGAAGGTTGGCGGGCAGGAGCAAGAGGAAATCATTATCCCAATGAAACGTGGAGCTATAGTTGGGCAGTTGCAAATGCCTTTATGTCGAATTTACAAAATTCGAAGTCAGGCTTAACGGCCAAACAAGTTCAATCTCCTTCTGAACTAGAGCCAGGGGATGTCATTTGTTATGATTTTGAAGGTGACGGAAGAATTAATCATACAACGATTGTTACAAGTGTATATAACGGTGTTCCTTATATCAATGCACATACGGTTAGTAGTGCAAATCGCCACTACTCTTATGCAGATTCCTATGCGTATACGCCAAATATTAGATATTACTATTTCAAAATAGATGACGTGTTTAATTAAGTCGATTTTTGGGGATATAACATTTAATATCTATTACTAGTTGTAATAAGTATGAAAATAATGGAAGAATCTAAGTATATTTTAATTGCGTATTATTTATGTTATGGTTGATTGAAAGCAAAATTAAGACAAATGGTCTAGATTCATTCGATTTTAAGGAGCGAAACAACAAATGAACGAACAATCATTATCTGTAAGAGAAGCCATCATTGGAAGACGTTCAATTAAAAAGTTCAATGGGCAACCAGTAGACAGAGAAGATTTAATGAATATTATTAACGATGCTGTATGGGCACCTAATCATAAAAATAGAGAACCTTGGCGCTTAGTTGTAGCGAGCGAAGAAAATCTTGAAAAAATCCAAAACGTATTAAGAGATACAACAATACCAAATTGGCAAACGTTGAGTAATGAAGAAGTAGCAAACAAAATGCAAAAGTTCACAACACCAGGTGCTTATGTATTTGTTGTTGTTCCTGAAGATGTAAGACAAAAACAACGTTTAGAAGATTTCGGAGCAGCGAGTACGTTTATCCAAAACATTCAATTGCTTGCATGGGATTACGGTATTGGTTCATGCTGGAAAACTCCTGACTTTTTGGATGATCCAAAATTTCGTGACAAATTAGGGGTTAAGCACGGAGAACGAATAATCTCCATGTTGCAGTTAGGGTATTTTGATGAGTTGCCAAAAGCAAAAGAGCGTAAAAAGGCAAAAGAAATCGTCACTTTCTTTGGAGAAACAAACCAAGAAGAGGATCAAGAAGATTGATATACCGAAATAACTTATCGGGCAATTTGACTCATTTTGTAGGCTTGAAAAGGAATTATCTAACATGATCGAAATAAATAAAGATGGGTACTCTTCTTCAAGTTTAATAAATTATTCAATAGTTTGAGTAGATTGTTAGAAAATTATTTTAAAAAAGTTTAGAATAGGCGCAAAGACTGAATTGTCTTTGCGTTTTATTGTTTTAAAGGATAAGGGAATATTCATTCTTTATGTGAATTATTCTGTAATAAATTTTCGTAATAATGGAAAATTTATTAATTAGGTATTTTACATTAGGGAGATACTAAAAGTTAAGACTTTCAAAAATTTCGCTATTAGAACAATTTAAAACGCTTAAGAATAGAGAAAATCTTGAAGTAAGAAGGAGTTATAACTATGTCAAAACACCCGTTAGATAAATGGGGAAGTTTAGTAGGAAATAAGCGTTCAAGATGGATTACGGTAATACTTTGGGTCTTAATTGTCGGAGCTTTATCATCTTTGTTTCCTCAAATAAATAGCGTAGAAAATGCTTCTACAAGTGACTTACCTGAAGACGTAATGAGCCAACAAGCAAGCTCAATCATTGAGGAACAATTTCCATCTGACTCTGGGCTACCACTTTTAATAGTCTGGTATAAAGAAGCAGGACTTCAGGTAGAGGATTTGCAATCAATCCAATTACTTTATGAAGAGTTAGAGGCAAATCCTTTAAAAGGGCAACAAACACTTCCTCCACTTTCACAGTTGCCTACGGAGGCACTACTAGGCAGTGTTTCTGAAAATGGAACTTCGATCGTTACACCAATCTTCTTCGAGGAATCTTTAAATACTGATACATTAAAAGAAAACTTAGCTGAAATTAAAAAGGTGACAGAGGATCAATTTGGTGAAAATCCATATGATCCAAATTTAAAAGAAGATGTATTACATGCTCGTTTCTCAGGGCCAGCAGGAATTTCTGTTGATGCTACTGATCTGTTTATGCAGGCAGACGTACAGCTGTTAATAGCTACAGTTGTGCTAATTTTAGTGTTACTTGTTGTAATTTATCGTTCTCCAATTTTAGCTATCTTGCCAATTATTGTTGTAGGGATTGCATATGGTGTAATTAGTCCGCTACTCGGGTGGTTTGCGGAAAGTGGATGGATTAGTAAAGATGCTCAAGCAGTATCCATAATGACCGTATTATTATTTGGGGCAGGAACGGATTATTGTTTATTTTTAATTACAAGATATCGTGAAATGTTACTAGAAGTGGAGAATAAGTTTGAGGCTCTTCGACTATCTGTAAAAGAATCCGGCGGTGCCATTATGATGAGCGCACTTACGGTGTTTATCGGATTAGGAACGCTAGGTTTAGCGGATTATGGTGCATTCCAACGTTTCGCTGTACCGTTTAGTTTCGCCATCTTTATTATGGGAATTGCTGCATTAACTATTTTACCTGCCTTCTTGGCGATTATGGGGCGTATTGCCTTCTTCCCATTTATCCCACGTACAGATGAAATGGAGAAAAAGCGCTCAGCAGAGAAAAATAAGCCATATAAAGCACCGAAACCTAGACATCCTATCATGTCAAAAATCGGTGAGTTTGTTACAAGCAAACCATGGATCGTTATTATCGTGACAGGTGTGATTCTACTTGGCTTAGCACTCACATCAACTCAAGTTAAATACAATTATGATTTATTATCATCATTCCCTGAAGATATGCCATCTCGTGAAGGGTTTACAATTATCGCGGAAAACTTCTCGCCGGGTGAATTAGCACCTGTTCAAATTGTCGTAGATACAAAAGGAAAAGAAGTTAATCTAACTGAAGAAATTGCTGGTCTCAGCTATATAGATGTTGTTAATGAGCCGATAATCGGTGAGAAAGACTCCGATATTCAGATGTATGAAGCGGATCTAAATCAAAATCCATATTCAAATGAAGCGATGGATTTAATGCCAGACTTGAAAAAAAGTGTGGAAACAATGCTAGCTGATGCTGGGGTTGAAGATGCAGATGAAAGTTTCTGGATTGGTGGAGAAACGAGCTCTCAAGTGGATACGCGAGATGTTCAAGAACGTGATGAATCGCTCATTCAACCGGTTATGATCGCGATTATCTCATTATTGTTACTGATTTATTTGCGCTCGGTACCAGCAACAATTTATTTAGTCGGAACAGTTATTATTTCATTCTTTGCAGCATTAGGGGCAGGATGGCTAGTATTAACGACATTCTTTGGAGCAGAATCGATTGCAAGTTCAATACCTTTGTATTCCTTTGTATTCTTAGTTGCACTTGGTGAGGATTACAATATCTTTATGATTTCTGAAGTATGGAAGAATCGCAAGACGAAGGGACTTAAGGAATCAGTAAAATTAGGGGTAACTCAAACTGGTTCAGTTATTACTTCTGCAGGTCTAATTTTAGCAGGAACATTTGCCGTTTTAGCGACCCTACCGATACAAGTATTAGTACAGTTCGGTGTTGTTACAGCACTCGGTGTGTTAATTGATACATTTATAGTTCGCCCGTTATTAGTACCGGCAATTACAATTGTATTGGGACGATGGTCATTCTGGCCTGGAAAGCTGTTTAAAAAGGAAGATTAAAAATTATTTATTTTTTTAGCTTATTCACCTGTTCGTCGGGTGAGTAAGCTTTTTTATGTGGTTGTCTTATAAAATTCAAAACGATCCCATAAAATCCTCAATTATGTTTTCACTTAGAAAATCCCCGTATGGATCGGCGAAATCGATTTACTCCAATAGCAAATGATTTTTTGTTTGCTTACTAAGTTTTCACCCCATCTTTCTTTCTCTAAAATTTTGAGTTAACCTAAAATAAAAATAAGTTGACACAATTGGAGCCTATTCCTTATTATGGTTATGAAAGTTAGATAATTATTGAGGGGATATGAAAATGACTACACAAACGGCAAATTCAAATTCAAAATCAAAACTTAAAACAGTTGAGTTAGTGTATTGTGGTATTTTTGCTACATTAATGATGATTGGCGCAAACATCACTTCCTTTGCACCGTTTATGGTTGTAGGGGGCGTTCCGATTACTCTACAAGCCTTTTTTGCGGTATTAGCAGGTTTAGTGTTGGGAAGTCGTTTAGGGGCAATCTCTGTTACGGTTTACATGCTTGTAGGCTTGGCGGGAGCTCCGGTCTTTGCAAGATTTGGTGGAGGATTGTCATCGTTATTAAATCCAACTTTTGGGTTTATTGTGACATTCATTTTAGTAGCTTACGTTGTAGGAAAGATCGTTGAGCATAAACGTACAAAAAAGATGTATATTACAGCAGCTTTAGTGGGGACGATCATCAGTTATTTAGTAGGTACAAACTGGATGTATGCAGCTTACATGTTATGGTTTAGTGCACCAGAAGGATTCTCATATAAGTTAGCTTGGGCATGGATGATGCCACCTTTACCAAAGGATATAATTTTAGCAGTCTTTGCAGGGATTTTTGGCTTTAGAATTCAAAAAATACTGAAAGTGGGGAAATAGAAATGGACTATGGATTACTCGCAACAAAAGTATTAGAAGGTTATGAGCTTACCGATACAGAAGCGCTTGCTATTTTAGAAAGTCCAGATGATGAGTTATTGTCTCTATTACATGCGACTTATCAAATTCGAAAGCATTATTATGGCAATAAAGTGAAATTGAACATGATTATTAATACAAAATCAGGACTCTGCGCAGAAAACTGTGGCTATTGTTCCCAATCAATTGTTTCAAAAGCACCAATTGAAAAATATCCGATGATGAAAAAAGATGAAATCGTAGCGGGAGCGGAACGAGCTGCCTCTTTAAATGTTGGTACATACTGTATCGTGGCGAGTGGACGAGGACCTGTAAATCGAGAGCTTGATATTGTAGTAGATGCTGTGAAAGAAATAAAAGAGAAGCATCAAGAGATGACTGTTTGTGCATGTTTAGGAATCTTAAAACCAGAGCAAGCAGAAAAGCTAAAAGAAGCAGGGGTCGATAGATATAATCACAACATTAATACTTCCGCAAATCATCACGCAAATATAACAACGTCCCATACGTATGATGATCGTGTGAACACGGTTGAATTAGCGAAACAAGCAGGGATTTCACCATGTTCAGGTGTAATTGTAGGAATGCGTGAAACAAAAGAAGATATCGTAGCAATGGCAAGAAGCTTACGTATATTAGATGCGGATTCAATCCCAGTGAATTTTTTACATGCCATTGATGGGACACCTTTAGAAGGGACACATGAGTTGAATCCTCGTTATTGCTTAAAAGTGTTATGTTTATTCCGTTATATTAATCCATCAAAAGAAATACGAGTTTCTGGTGGACGTGAAGTAAACTTAGGCTCTTTACAGCCACTTAGTCTTTATGCGGCAAACTCTATTTTCCTTGGAGATTACTTAACAACAGACGGCCAACCGGGAGATAAAGACAAACAAATGCTAGAAGATTTAGGCTTTGAAATTGACTTAGAACCTCTTAAACGTGAAAAGGTAGAGGCTTAATTTCATATTATATATAGTTGTAACAAGGTGACGTATTCACGATACGTCACCTTTTTCGCTATTATCTTTTACCAACTCTTTCTATATAAAATATGATAAGTTTGATTATATTTGAATATTAGGGGTGGGATAAATGAAAGTTCGAGATAGGGGAATACGTATTGGGTTGCTACCTACAGGGGAGAAAAATTGTATTACTGATGTAGAAGGGGTACGTGTTGGACATGTGACGCTCGATTATCCACTAGATGAAAGTGGGAAATATGCTTGTACAGGGGTTACGGCTATATTACCGCACGGGGGAAATTTATTTCAGCAAAAGGTAACGGCTGCAAGTTGTATTCTTAATGGGTTTGGGAAAACAACGGGGCTTGTGCAAGTAAATGAGCTTGGCGTGATAGAATCCCCGATTATGCTGACAAATACATTTGGTGTTCCTGCTGTGACGCAAGGGACGTTGCAATATATGCTTGGTGAAAATGAGGAAATTGGCGACACGACCGGGACGATTAATATTGTGGTTGGGGAGTGTAATGATGGTCATTTAAATTCGATTCGTGAATGTCCAATTCAACCGAAACATGCCATTGAAGCCATCCAAAAAGCATCTAAAAGTACAGCTTCTGAAGGGGCAGTAGG
Coding sequences:
- a CDS encoding malonate decarboxylase subunit delta; translated protein: MDKLVYSFPATKKVNKRAHVGVVGSGDLEVLIEPTNDQKTVVEIRTGITGFQETWKKVVERFVSQHDISALITINDFGATPGVVSIRLAQAAEVVTNDIIHY
- a CDS encoding biotin-independent malonate decarboxylase subunit beta, with translation MTLFITESLVENLARERAFQLLDQDSAYEILGPFDRLESPHLAAQNIVPQYDDGMVIVKGTLNGKPTVVISIEGNFQGGGIGEVSGAKFAGALEKVLKECKQGNIIYPVIIYDTGGVRLQEANYGLLSIAEISAAIVELRNYVPVVGVIPGKIGSFGGMSLTAGLCSALIMTREGRLGMNGPEVVEQEAGLRELDARNKQLIWQMIGGAIRKETVLADLIVEDDVSKFKEGIIKIWDGEIPLQHRTKKYNEFLKLFKSLSIEEKISPEQAKEILLNMNAVEDTELSIPTEIVNSRGRKWFDLLTNGQPSISEVPSVLVADSFINGINARFIAVVPNKENKYYRARNGEVGLLEGWAIAKYVREVIEEDAASNEKRLIVPIVDVPSQAFGYHEELFGIYLSCSAAVDAYATARIAGHPIVATLVGNAISGAFLSHGMQANRLIALNDQGVNVHVMSKQSAAIITQRSIRELDEIAKSVPSMAYDIQSFNKLGALYQLLDEVNADEPTEVDKNRLIEQIVNAYEDIKSNGISDLSCRLKTEKAISYGRKASIKAREMIDLQWK
- a CDS encoding malonate decarboxylase holo-ACP synthase, with protein sequence MEIKVHDIVEFACIEELKDHKSLPPWVVTSPEAANYGVVRRMATSRDIVPIGLRGKTREQRAGTFIHKQEILRVITPESLINQMDKHEQQIYYSSLRKIREEFLKLNLTWGPTGSVGFEIATSHKVTSTNSDIDISIYINEIDHHLLVEVNQFIDKLEFRIDAQVEIPQLGAFLLNDYVIHSESGFILRTPFGPQLCNVQDERIRLKVNV
- a CDS encoding carbon-nitrogen hydrolase family protein, producing the protein MKEVTIAVCQFRIELVKKFEDFQKQVEQLLNQVPAHADYVLFPELLTFGLIGTFDGHKQFTTADFTKLDEFTDNYKELFSVYAKERNQVIIGGSHLEKRGDQFFNIAYIFKPDGTYVEHKKTHIFPAESEWKTSEGDELEVFDIGPAKIGVAICYEAEIPEISRILSLKGAEIIFCPSYTFTEAGFWRVRHCAQARAIENQVYFVHCPTVGEPGAPVQRGYGKSSIISPCDLAWNANGVVAEAELNAHTVITGTVDIDELYRNRKAGAATTFKDRTRRADFYKKYNLFGEKIHQ
- a CDS encoding DUF2804 domain-containing protein gives rise to the protein MTQHAEREIVELTRLCDNKGNLNPEAIGFARKPIIDSNLSGHFMRKKKWNYWCIFGEEILFSVTISHLDYAAVCSIYFLEYETQRSFEKAITIPLGIGGKLKMPSKVLEPIRFSNNELNINMIHFQNVTNLSVSSENFDDERLIADLSIIHPREDDSLNVVVPWNRQTFQFTAKHHTLPTNGFVQIGNRKYEFNHEDCYAVLDFSRGIWPRETVWNWAMASQRMRDKRVGLNFGGKWTDGTGMTENAVFVNGEMNKIHEDVIFEFDRSNYKKPWYITTKFSDRVLLTFHPFFEQVSKIDVRLVKSETHQLVGYYNGKVKLDDGTTLIIQQMLGCVEEHEAKW
- a CDS encoding amidase domain-containing protein, with product MPTYYRAAAVAYAQAWWNGHNPNYPAFTDDCTNFISQCLRAGGAPMTGYPNRARGWWITEGWRAGARGNHYPNETWSYSWAVANAFMSNLQNSKSGLTAKQVQSPSELEPGDVICYDFEGDGRINHTTIVTSVYNGVPYINAHTVSSANRHYSYADSYAYTPNIRYYYFKIDDVFN
- a CDS encoding nitroreductase, with the protein product MNEQSLSVREAIIGRRSIKKFNGQPVDREDLMNIINDAVWAPNHKNREPWRLVVASEENLEKIQNVLRDTTIPNWQTLSNEEVANKMQKFTTPGAYVFVVVPEDVRQKQRLEDFGAASTFIQNIQLLAWDYGIGSCWKTPDFLDDPKFRDKLGVKHGERIISMLQLGYFDELPKAKERKKAKEIVTFFGETNQEEDQED
- a CDS encoding MMPL family transporter, whose protein sequence is MSKHPLDKWGSLVGNKRSRWITVILWVLIVGALSSLFPQINSVENASTSDLPEDVMSQQASSIIEEQFPSDSGLPLLIVWYKEAGLQVEDLQSIQLLYEELEANPLKGQQTLPPLSQLPTEALLGSVSENGTSIVTPIFFEESLNTDTLKENLAEIKKVTEDQFGENPYDPNLKEDVLHARFSGPAGISVDATDLFMQADVQLLIATVVLILVLLVVIYRSPILAILPIIVVGIAYGVISPLLGWFAESGWISKDAQAVSIMTVLLFGAGTDYCLFLITRYREMLLEVENKFEALRLSVKESGGAIMMSALTVFIGLGTLGLADYGAFQRFAVPFSFAIFIMGIAALTILPAFLAIMGRIAFFPFIPRTDEMEKKRSAEKNKPYKAPKPRHPIMSKIGEFVTSKPWIVIIVTGVILLGLALTSTQVKYNYDLLSSFPEDMPSREGFTIIAENFSPGELAPVQIVVDTKGKEVNLTEEIAGLSYIDVVNEPIIGEKDSDIQMYEADLNQNPYSNEAMDLMPDLKKSVETMLADAGVEDADESFWIGGETSSQVDTRDVQERDESLIQPVMIAIISLLLLIYLRSVPATIYLVGTVIISFFAALGAGWLVLTTFFGAESIASSIPLYSFVFLVALGEDYNIFMISEVWKNRKTKGLKESVKLGVTQTGSVITSAGLILAGTFAVLATLPIQVLVQFGVVTALGVLIDTFIVRPLLVPAITIVLGRWSFWPGKLFKKED
- a CDS encoding biotin transporter BioY, translated to MTTQTANSNSKSKLKTVELVYCGIFATLMMIGANITSFAPFMVVGGVPITLQAFFAVLAGLVLGSRLGAISVTVYMLVGLAGAPVFARFGGGLSSLLNPTFGFIVTFILVAYVVGKIVEHKRTKKMYITAALVGTIISYLVGTNWMYAAYMLWFSAPEGFSYKLAWAWMMPPLPKDIILAVFAGIFGFRIQKILKVGK
- the bioB gene encoding biotin synthase BioB, giving the protein MDYGLLATKVLEGYELTDTEALAILESPDDELLSLLHATYQIRKHYYGNKVKLNMIINTKSGLCAENCGYCSQSIVSKAPIEKYPMMKKDEIVAGAERAASLNVGTYCIVASGRGPVNRELDIVVDAVKEIKEKHQEMTVCACLGILKPEQAEKLKEAGVDRYNHNINTSANHHANITTSHTYDDRVNTVELAKQAGISPCSGVIVGMRETKEDIVAMARSLRILDADSIPVNFLHAIDGTPLEGTHELNPRYCLKVLCLFRYINPSKEIRVSGGREVNLGSLQPLSLYAANSIFLGDYLTTDGQPGDKDKQMLEDLGFEIDLEPLKREKVEA